From the genome of Vicia villosa cultivar HV-30 ecotype Madison, WI linkage group LG2, Vvil1.0, whole genome shotgun sequence, one region includes:
- the LOC131650269 gene encoding uncharacterized protein LOC131650269 — MIFVCREHVLDWIRNEASKLGFGIVILRPDNGSSRRKAFVLLNCERGGKYVGRNRVLKHDDTGSRKCACLFKLRVTCRIDGLWRISVICGIPNHALETNLHGKPSACRLSREVKDVISELSTIKVAPRNILVDLKRKKSDRISNIKQVYNEQYNLTI, encoded by the coding sequence ATGATTTTCGTTTGTCGTGAACATGTGCTAGATTGGATCCGAaatgaagctagtaaacttggatttggcattGTGATATTAAGGCCCGACAATGGAAGTAGTAGAAGGAAAGCCTTTGTTTTGTTGAATTGCGAGAGGGGTGGGAAGTATGTAGGAAGAAATCGGGTGTTAAAACACgatgacacgggatcgagaaagtgtgcgTGTCTTTTTAAGTTGCGTGTAACTTGTAGGATTGATGGATTGTGGCGTATTAGCGTCATATGTGGAATTCCTAATCATGCATTGGAAACTAATCTACACGGGAAACCAAGTGCGTGTCGGTTGTCTCGGGAAGTGAAGGATGTTATTTCTGAATTATCGACAATCAAAGTTgcgccgagaaacatacttgTGGATTTGAAGAGAAAAAAATCGGATCgcatttcaaatatcaagcaagtatacaatgAACAGTACAATCTTACCATataa